From Pseudanabaena sp. PCC 6802, one genomic window encodes:
- a CDS encoding carbohydrate ABC transporter permease, protein MANKVLQKQAILSLILAIALSIGAIALLLPLIFVLITSFATADFKPLDSLLPKTWTGDNYARAWAQGEFLLAFANSTLVAIAVTACQIVTSALAGYALARLNFRGRNGILLFVLATLIVPFQLLVIPIFLVLKWGHLVNTYAALILPTAANGFGIFLLRQYIQTIPIQLEEAAIIDGANRWQVLWRIVLPLTRPALVTLFLFTFIGEWNDLFKPLVFTTRPELKTVQLTLAGFQEQFTADWPLLMAAVAIATIPIVVLFLIGQRQFIRGVAAAGIKN, encoded by the coding sequence ATGGCGAACAAAGTACTGCAAAAGCAAGCCATCCTATCATTAATCCTGGCGATCGCCCTCAGCATCGGCGCGATCGCGCTTCTGCTGCCTCTCATTTTTGTCCTAATTACCTCTTTCGCCACGGCAGATTTCAAGCCCTTAGATAGTTTGTTACCTAAAACCTGGACGGGAGATAATTATGCGAGAGCCTGGGCGCAGGGGGAATTCCTGCTGGCATTTGCTAATTCGACTCTGGTGGCGATCGCCGTTACTGCTTGCCAGATCGTAACTTCTGCCCTAGCTGGCTATGCCCTCGCTCGGTTAAATTTTCGCGGTCGTAATGGCATCCTGCTGTTTGTGCTAGCGACTTTAATCGTGCCATTTCAGTTATTGGTAATACCAATTTTCCTGGTATTGAAATGGGGACATCTGGTCAACACCTACGCTGCCTTAATTTTGCCTACCGCTGCCAATGGCTTTGGCATTTTTCTATTGCGACAGTATATCCAAACTATTCCCATCCAGTTAGAAGAAGCAGCAATTATCGATGGTGCTAATCGCTGGCAAGTGCTGTGGCGCATCGTTTTACCCCTCACCCGTCCGGCTCTGGTTACCCTGTTTCTCTTTACGTTCATCGGTGAATGGAATGACTTGTTTAAACCCCTCGTATTTACAACCCGCCCGGAATTGAAGACAGTACAACTGACACTGGCGGGATTCCAAGAACAATTTACCGCCGACTGGCCGTTATTAATGGCTGCGGTGGCGATCGCGACCATTCCGATTGTGGTGCTATTTTTAATCGGTCAGCGCCAGTTTATTCGCGGCGTAGCAGCAGCCGGGATAAAAAATTGA
- a CDS encoding CHASE2 domain-containing protein: MKAGFLKKIQWSFKNWQQFALPGLSIVGLVVLVRLSGALQMLEWGAFDRFMRYRPIEPVDRRVVIVGVTEEDIRHVGYPVPDGELAQLITKLNSYKPRAIGLDIFRDLPVQPGEAELVKIFKTTRNVIGIEKSILPDAQNSIVNPPPELPTTQVGFADVILDRDGNVRRSLIASPRLNGGYQFSLGLRLAEAYLKAEGIEIDNGIKDKNAIRFGTVEFPRLQPHDGGYIGVDAGGNQILMNWRSGQKRFPMFSLKDIKTNNFNADAIRDRIVIIGMVAASVKDTLTAPAVNEDLVEGVEYQAHSTSQIISAVLDGRSLLQVLPDAWEYVLIIFWGGAGIAIGNIRRRTNTPAQERDSPIPNLLMMTAITISLVAGCYGLLLLGWWVPVIPTIFAFVGAGLVTRYIQDLRSLIEQRQLMLEQRQNTLDDAFNALHNGPLQTLAGILSSLRTDGLEPQVIGVKLESLDRELRQVYESLRPERLAKQGAAPLHELLYEVYHNTLQRDFAGFKGLKIKLPNINPVEDFYLTAEHKHELSLFLEEALCNVGKHARDATQLRVICKQENGWCSLRVVDNGAGISPTQTIVEQGGTKLAKSLAKKLGGSFTRSPNTPKGTICELTWPVGKT; this comes from the coding sequence GTGAAGGCAGGTTTTCTCAAAAAAATTCAGTGGAGTTTCAAAAACTGGCAGCAGTTTGCTCTGCCTGGTTTAAGCATCGTAGGTTTAGTTGTCCTGGTACGTTTGTCTGGGGCGTTGCAGATGCTGGAATGGGGCGCGTTCGATCGCTTCATGCGCTACCGCCCCATCGAACCAGTCGATCGACGGGTGGTAATTGTTGGGGTCACGGAAGAAGATATTCGCCACGTTGGCTATCCCGTGCCAGATGGAGAATTGGCGCAATTAATTACCAAACTCAACAGCTACAAACCAAGGGCGATCGGTTTAGATATTTTCCGCGACCTGCCCGTACAGCCCGGTGAGGCGGAATTGGTTAAGATATTCAAAACTACCAGGAATGTCATTGGGATCGAGAAATCGATCTTGCCCGATGCGCAAAACTCGATAGTTAATCCCCCACCAGAACTACCAACTACACAGGTGGGTTTTGCCGATGTGATTCTCGATCGCGATGGCAATGTCCGCCGCAGCTTAATTGCCAGCCCCAGGCTCAATGGTGGCTATCAGTTTTCCCTGGGGCTGCGCTTGGCAGAAGCCTACCTCAAAGCTGAGGGCATCGAGATCGATAACGGCATTAAGGATAAAAATGCGATTCGATTTGGCACGGTAGAGTTCCCTCGCTTGCAACCCCATGATGGCGGTTATATTGGCGTTGATGCGGGGGGCAATCAAATTTTGATGAACTGGCGAAGCGGTCAAAAAAGATTCCCCATGTTCTCTCTCAAGGATATTAAAACCAATAATTTCAATGCGGATGCCATTCGCGATCGCATCGTGATTATTGGCATGGTCGCTGCCAGTGTTAAAGATACGCTCACCGCTCCAGCGGTTAACGAGGATCTCGTCGAAGGAGTGGAATATCAAGCCCATAGCACCAGCCAGATTATTAGTGCTGTTCTAGACGGGCGATCGCTATTGCAGGTATTACCTGATGCCTGGGAATACGTATTGATTATTTTCTGGGGTGGTGCGGGCATTGCGATCGGGAATATCCGCCGCCGCACAAATACGCCAGCTCAGGAACGCGATTCCCCCATTCCCAACTTACTGATGATGACAGCAATTACCATTAGCCTGGTTGCGGGCTGCTATGGGTTGTTGTTACTGGGTTGGTGGGTGCCAGTCATACCGACCATATTTGCCTTTGTCGGTGCGGGGCTGGTAACGCGCTATATCCAGGACTTGCGATCGCTGATCGAGCAAAGACAACTAATGCTAGAGCAGCGGCAGAATACGCTCGACGATGCCTTTAATGCGTTGCACAACGGCCCCTTGCAAACTCTAGCTGGCATCCTCAGCTCCCTCAGGACCGATGGATTGGAGCCACAGGTAATAGGAGTCAAACTAGAAAGTTTAGATCGAGAGTTACGGCAAGTCTATGAGTCCCTGCGCCCGGAACGGCTGGCAAAACAGGGAGCAGCCCCGCTACACGAATTGCTTTATGAGGTATATCACAATACCCTGCAACGGGATTTTGCTGGTTTTAAGGGACTGAAGATCAAACTACCAAATATCAACCCTGTCGAAGACTTTTACTTGACTGCCGAACACAAGCACGAACTGAGCCTGTTCCTGGAGGAAGCTCTCTGTAACGTTGGCAAACACGCTCGGGATGCCACGCAACTAAGGGTTATCTGCAAGCAGGAAAATGGTTGGTGCAGTTTGCGGGTGGTCGATAACGGCGCTGGCATCAGTCCCACCCAAACGATCGTAGAACAAGGAGGCACCAAACTTGCCAAAAGCCTTGCCAAAAAGCTAGGCGGTAGTTTCACGCGATCGCCAAATACCCCCAAAGGCACGATTTGCGAGCTAACCTGGCCAGTTGGTAAAACTTAG
- a CDS encoding muconolactone Delta-isomerase, with protein MLYHLDFQVEYAADMSQQDLFTIWVEEADAALGAKQKGIVVDLWKCVGMRRVIAIVDVASPDVLDQILLDLPIMKKMGQHVRVQVTSLRRYEDFAADLRERIDT; from the coding sequence ATGCTGTACCACTTAGATTTTCAAGTTGAATATGCGGCTGATATGTCGCAACAAGATTTATTCACCATCTGGGTAGAAGAAGCTGACGCTGCTCTTGGAGCTAAACAAAAAGGAATTGTTGTCGATCTATGGAAGTGCGTCGGGATGCGTCGGGTAATTGCTATCGTCGATGTTGCCTCCCCCGATGTACTCGACCAAATCCTCCTCGATCTACCGATTATGAAAAAAATGGGTCAGCACGTTCGCGTGCAAGTGACATCATTAAGGCGTTACGAAGACTTTGCCGCCGATCTCCGCGAACGCATTGACACTTAA
- a CDS encoding GIY-YIG nuclease family protein produces MRIFFLPSKAIAKLHELPEVAGIYYVTALWRLFYIGKATNLRRRWRKNHQRYNQFKILPFGRLHYKTMPASKIDDYERAEIQRCQPPWNNSPVPEFYGLIRHFLLVWIGLILNLILLVLLAILAIYAFNYARSSAGRHLWEVSINFLSRLLLRRE; encoded by the coding sequence GTGCGCATTTTTTTTCTGCCCTCTAAAGCGATCGCAAAACTGCACGAACTACCAGAAGTGGCAGGAATTTACTATGTCACGGCACTCTGGCGTTTATTTTATATTGGCAAAGCTACCAATCTCCGCCGTCGCTGGCGCAAAAATCATCAAAGGTACAACCAGTTCAAAATCTTGCCATTTGGGCGGCTGCACTACAAAACCATGCCCGCCAGTAAAATTGACGACTACGAGAGAGCGGAAATTCAGCGCTGTCAGCCACCTTGGAATAACAGTCCCGTACCGGAATTTTATGGTTTAATCCGCCATTTCCTGTTGGTGTGGATCGGGCTAATTTTGAATCTGATTTTGTTAGTATTACTAGCTATTCTGGCAATATACGCATTCAACTACGCTCGCTCTAGTGCAGGGCGGCATCTTTGGGAGGTATCGATCAATTTTTTATCCCGGCTGCTGCTACGCCGCGAATAA
- a CDS encoding Uma2 family endonuclease — protein MVIANLPSPLTILENGDRLNRKEFERRYAASNIKKAELIEGIVHVASALRFISHAKPHGQLFGWLAAYQSMTAGLEIGIEPTVRLDNDNEPQPDVVLFRLGGNARIDADGYITGAPELIAEIAASTVSYDLHSKKRAYERNGVKEYIVWRTLDREIDWFVLEDGIYQNLEPDSEGVIYSREFAGLGLNVQAILGNDYVISPQDTTNCYGEPVKSIL, from the coding sequence ATGGTTATTGCCAACTTGCCATCACCGTTAACTATCCTTGAGAATGGCGATCGCCTCAATCGTAAAGAATTCGAGCGCCGCTATGCCGCTTCAAATATCAAAAAGGCCGAACTAATCGAAGGAATCGTGCACGTGGCATCTGCCTTGCGCTTTATTTCCCATGCTAAACCCCACGGACAATTATTTGGTTGGCTGGCAGCCTATCAATCCATGACCGCTGGATTAGAAATTGGCATAGAACCAACTGTCCGTCTCGACAATGATAACGAGCCTCAACCCGATGTCGTGCTCTTCCGTTTGGGAGGCAATGCTCGAATTGATGCTGATGGTTACATTACAGGCGCGCCAGAACTGATTGCCGAAATTGCTGCCAGTACAGTTTCCTACGACCTGCACAGCAAAAAACGCGCCTACGAACGCAATGGCGTGAAAGAATATATTGTCTGGCGTACGTTAGATCGGGAAATCGATTGGTTTGTTTTGGAAGACGGCATATACCAGAATTTAGAACCTGACTCAGAGGGAGTTATCTATAGCCGAGAATTTGCTGGGTTGGGTTTAAACGTGCAGGCGATTTTGGGTAATGATTATGTTATCAGTCCTCAAGACACTACAAATTGCTATGGCGAGCCAGTAAAGTCAATATTGTGA